The genomic stretch aatgtttcaaacacaatactggatttatttgatatttccacaaatgtaagtttgtaaaaaaaaaaatcccttcacaaaaataatctgccattttctctcacgtttatattgcataaaggtctggggacatacatgtaaaacaatcacaacacaatcataataatacagagtaataacgataatgaataaaatagattaaagaGACCCagcaaatgattcataaagtcacacattttaaaattgtataaaagacaactgttcaaatgatgtatgaagtaaataataatatgcttcctgaagtggtccagaagatgtttcagatgtgaaccagtacatatgtatatcatataaaggtgataatctatgggattattaacaattagaaatacaaatatgtaatactttcatatttcaaactatcttaatctataaatgtagaagcacattaaacagattgttagacaaacaacaatgtcacacatgttatatgtgctgatgttgttagaaagtcaaaatgaaagtctggacagtttatttcaaatcctgcagtttcatttgctgctgctgttctcaccagcacacttgtgtttcttacactggtacttagaagacaatctttcaccacacacactgcaactcaacactttctctcctgggtgtcttctcatgtgtgctacaagctttgattgttcaccaaagcttctgttacagattgaacaggaaaaaggtttttcaccagtgtgtgttctcttgtgtcttttcaaagttGGACtgtctgtaaaacctttaccacagattgaacaagaaaaaggtttttcaccagtgtgtgttctcttgtgtacatTCAAAttatgactttgtgtaaaacctttaccacagaccacacaggaaaaaggtttttcaccagtgtgtgttctcatgtgtactttcaaatctcgacgttgtacaaaatattttttacatattgaacagaaatgtgatttttcaccagtgtgtgttctcttgtgtattttcaaatgttgactttgtgtaaaacctttaccacagaatgAACAGATATAAGGTTTTTCACCACGGTGCATTCCCATGTGCTTTTTCAAACTCCAACTTTGTGTAaagcctttaccacagattgaacaaatgaaaggtttttctccagtgtgttttctcatgtgtcttttcagacgactttggtatttaaaagttttgtgacagagagaagatgcgaagtgagtgttgtcagtgtgacatgtcttatcatctttagagtcttcatcatcagtgtcaggagagtgtgacgttgtgtcctcactatctgatagtggagctaagagcttgtctgcttgtgatcctccacagtggtctccatcagcttctgttgtcatgtgttgtgttgagctgctgcttggaggctccccccctcccctctcctcactttcacctttcacctcatcatcttcactcttcacagggacaccagtcactgggaactcctccaaccatttaggctgactgatgcccttttcctcctcttcctctttaatgtgcggcggctcttggtcctcctcttcctctttaaagtgagggttcagtgggtcctcctctgcatttttgatgtgtaagatcagtgggtcctccgcttgccgttcttaatgtgaagggtcagtttaacattatgggtctgtggcgtctcgtcttcctctttaatgtgtgtggggggggggggggcggggttgtggctcctctcctccctctttgatatgttgggaatgtggtacctcttcttccttgtgtatgttgggggactgtggttccacctcctgctcacgaggacgatgttcttcatcgaggtctgcgggacaggagaaaacaaacattcttgagaaaagtccagctttgctcagtcacatgagacattgtcctgcaccaacatatgatctcacaatctcatcagtttcccctcacagcagtcagggtacttccagctga from Nerophis ophidion isolate RoL-2023_Sa unplaced genomic scaffold, RoL_Noph_v1.0 HiC_scaffold_46, whole genome shotgun sequence encodes the following:
- the LOC133546857 gene encoding zinc finger protein 239-like encodes the protein MTTEADGDHCGGSQADKLLAPLSDSEDTTSHSPDTDDEDSKDDKTCHTDNTHFASSLCHKTFKYQSRLKRHMRKHTGEKPFICSICGKGFTQSWSLKKHMGMHRGEKPYICSFCGKGFTQSQHLKIHKRTHTGEKSHFCSICKKYFVQRRDLKVHMRTHTGEKPFSCVVCGKGFTQSHNLNVHKRTHTGEKPFSCSICGKGFTDSPTLKRHKRTHTGEKPFSCSICNRSFGEQSKLVAHMRRHPGEKVLSCSVCGERLSSKYQCKKHKCAGENSSSK